CCTGGATCGCATTGAGCGTCAGGTTCAGCAGCACCTGCTGCAGTTCGGTGTAGTTGGCGTCGACCGCCAGCCCCTCGTCCCGCACGTCCAGTTCCAGGGTCACCGTCTCGGGCACGTTGCTGCGCAACAGCAGCGCCACGGCCTGGAACAGATCATCGATGAAGACCCGCTCGCTGGGATTGCGCGAACCGCGCACGAAGGACAGCATCGACTCGGCCATCTCGTGGCCACGACGGCCGCATTCGGCGATGACATCGGCCAGGTGGTGCAGCTGCGGGTCGTCGGTACGCGCCTTGAGCAGGTCCGGCATGATCAGCAGTGGCTGCAGGATGTTGCGCAGGTCATGGCTGAGGCCGGCGGCGAGCAGCGAAAGGCTTTCCAAACGCTGGGCGCGCATCAGCTCGGTTTCCACGCGCAGTCGTTCCACCGCGCTGCGTGCATCGCGCACGGCACGCGCCACCGCCGAGGGCAGGCGCGCCGGATGGTGCTTGATGATGTAATCGTTGGCGCCCTTCTGCAGCGCCTCCACTGCGTTTTCTTCACCCATCGTGCCGGAGACGAAGATGAAGGGAACATCCGGCGCGGTCTCGCGCACGATGCGCAGGGCTTCGTCTCCGGAAAAACCGGGCATGCTGAGGTCGGAAAGCACGATGTCCGGCGCGAAGCTGGCCAGCGCCTGGCGCAGCTCGCGCTCGCTTTCCACGCGCTCGAACCGCGCATCCAGGCCCGCGTCGAGCATCTGTTCGGACATCAGCTCGGCATCTTCCGCTGAATCTTCCACCAGCAGGATGCGCAGTGCCCCAAGGGTCGGACCGGTCAAAGGCATGGCCTTACTCGAGTTCCGGTGCCTGGTTGA
Above is a genomic segment from Stenotrophomonas sp. ESTM1D_MKCIP4_1 containing:
- a CDS encoding ATP-binding protein encodes the protein MPLTGPTLGALRILLVEDSAEDAELMSEQMLDAGLDARFERVESERELRQALASFAPDIVLSDLSMPGFSGDEALRIVRETAPDVPFIFVSGTMGEENAVEALQKGANDYIIKHHPARLPSAVARAVRDARSAVERLRVETELMRAQRLESLSLLAAGLSHDLRNILQPLLIMPDLLKARTDDPQLHHLADVIAECGRRGHEMAESMLSFVRGSRNPSERVFIDDLFQAVALLLRSNVPETVTLELDVRDEGLAVDANYTELQQVLLNLTLNAIQAMPHGGRLSLTAGHAGEREGVDWLRIVVVDDGIGMDGDTLSHLFNPFFTTKADGTGLGLMSCKRIVEGAGGSIHVSSQLGQGTRFELRLPMHELAVGGEPVEQLVALGSGQSILVVDGEATRLSLLGNALSSQGYQLQLASDGPAALRWMQQEAMPALVIADAGSKLLPASQLLGEMATLGYAGPALVLEEAAVELDTRAFPPGIDVHVLRKPLQMQQVFRAVAEALE